A genomic segment from Oncorhynchus keta strain PuntledgeMale-10-30-2019 chromosome 9, Oket_V2, whole genome shotgun sequence encodes:
- the cdc42se2 gene encoding CDC42 small effector protein 2, translating into MSEFWLCFNCCIAEQPQPKRRRRIDRSMIGEPTNFVHTSHVGSGDIFSGMNSVNSIQNQMQSKGGYGEEAMPVNVQLQLVDTKAG; encoded by the exons ATGAGCGAGTTCTGGTTGTGTTTCAACTGCTGTATTGCAGAGCAGCCCCAGCCG AAGCGGCGGAGGCGTATCGACAGGAGTATGATCGGGGAGCCCACTAATTTTGTCCACACATCCCACGTGGGATCGGGAGACATCTTCAGTGGCATGAACTCG GTGAACTCCATTCAAAACCAAATGCAGTCAAAAGGTGGATACGGCGAAGAGGCCATGCCTGTGAATGTGCAGCTGCAACTGGTGGACACAAAAGCAGGATAA